The following are encoded in a window of Armatimonas rosea genomic DNA:
- a CDS encoding SUMF1/EgtB/PvdO family nonheme iron enzyme, producing MRRLLWWTLLLSLVAAILPSAKVQAQAGGLQNFNNPYLLNSAQRRALPNRQPGKQPGSGTKAVLNGVAKNYRKEESTDLTPAPQRERTTLSDWELVQLWMQDDAPFPDHWKTHRGTAAESLVLVEVQGEGGSRTRYSGLVVRCDGFLMVPQPVWDAVREKRPVQVLVTQAEGEDETGPFLVRHRNPHKSRQKDFHFVKLNDHHLRCLPVLASWNLAKGTALQVVWGVLGAGGKLEARSVPAVCSSVPTEVRGTLGTLTYEGGAPPTDIPSGAVVVDRESGAALGMITEGRRPTEFSTTRLFGDLCAEVALAPDRDAAQGKDPQDAGMVKVPGGPVVYDAKDFVNTYQTAIACTPDFYCDKYLVTIGEWQEFLSVRKDRPLPEGWDARNRRFPPTLYPKLPVTGPTAGEMKDYAALHHKRLITTVEWMLAAKTTSLDWLERLEAEAEGIRAAILTAQGQLQSSAMLRVQRDLAKREQTAASPGVAGQALRNGADFQGSILDLTQAFAKTLERIRQTNQKFIARLPGQPHEPGSIGEDKSDLGIFDMTMNVPEACLGWANNYAIAPKLLPAGQDPFTSEVYFAGNLLTDTGSAIGGVWGTVAGAGLDNPIIWAAVWKTQFGGKDHDQPTKPGAPDFELASLGPRFDAQKNKAIGDYVLDIASKCNLGFRCAR from the coding sequence ATGAGGCGTTTACTGTGGTGGACATTGTTACTCTCTCTGGTGGCAGCGATCTTGCCGTCTGCAAAGGTGCAGGCTCAGGCAGGAGGGCTCCAAAACTTTAACAACCCCTACCTGCTCAATAGTGCGCAGCGCCGGGCACTACCCAACCGGCAGCCGGGAAAGCAGCCGGGCAGTGGGACCAAGGCGGTCCTCAATGGGGTGGCGAAGAACTACCGTAAAGAGGAGTCTACAGACCTGACTCCGGCGCCGCAGCGGGAGCGAACGACCCTCTCGGACTGGGAGCTGGTGCAGCTGTGGATGCAAGACGATGCCCCGTTCCCGGACCACTGGAAGACCCACCGAGGGACCGCCGCGGAGTCGCTGGTGCTGGTGGAGGTGCAGGGCGAGGGAGGGAGCCGGACACGGTACTCGGGGCTGGTGGTGCGCTGCGATGGCTTCCTGATGGTTCCCCAGCCGGTCTGGGATGCGGTCAGAGAGAAGCGGCCGGTGCAGGTGCTGGTCACCCAGGCCGAGGGCGAGGACGAGACCGGGCCCTTTCTCGTGCGCCATCGCAACCCGCACAAGTCCCGCCAGAAAGACTTTCACTTTGTGAAGCTCAACGACCACCACCTGCGCTGCCTGCCCGTGCTGGCATCGTGGAACCTAGCTAAGGGAACCGCGCTCCAGGTGGTCTGGGGCGTGCTGGGAGCGGGGGGGAAGCTGGAGGCGAGGAGTGTCCCGGCGGTCTGTAGCAGTGTGCCCACGGAGGTCCGCGGAACCCTGGGGACTCTCACCTACGAAGGGGGCGCGCCACCCACCGATATTCCCAGTGGCGCAGTGGTGGTGGACCGAGAGTCCGGGGCGGCCCTGGGGATGATCACCGAGGGGCGGCGGCCCACGGAGTTCTCAACCACGCGGCTCTTTGGCGATCTCTGCGCCGAGGTCGCGCTGGCCCCGGATCGGGACGCCGCACAGGGGAAAGACCCGCAAGACGCCGGGATGGTGAAGGTGCCCGGTGGTCCCGTGGTCTATGATGCCAAGGACTTTGTCAATACCTACCAGACCGCAATCGCCTGCACCCCGGATTTCTACTGCGATAAGTACCTCGTGACTATCGGGGAGTGGCAGGAGTTTCTCTCGGTGCGCAAGGACCGGCCGCTGCCGGAGGGCTGGGATGCGCGCAACCGGCGCTTTCCTCCCACCCTCTATCCCAAGCTCCCGGTGACCGGCCCTACCGCCGGCGAGATGAAGGACTACGCCGCCCTCCACCACAAGCGCCTCATCACGACAGTCGAGTGGATGCTTGCGGCCAAGACCACTAGCCTGGACTGGCTGGAGCGTCTTGAGGCCGAGGCCGAGGGGATACGAGCCGCGATCCTCACGGCACAAGGGCAGCTACAGAGCTCCGCGATGCTACGTGTCCAGCGCGATCTGGCAAAACGGGAGCAGACCGCCGCCTCTCCGGGTGTGGCGGGACAGGCACTGCGCAACGGGGCCGACTTCCAGGGCTCGATCCTCGACCTGACCCAGGCCTTCGCCAAGACCCTGGAGCGGATTCGGCAGACCAACCAGAAGTTTATCGCGCGCCTCCCCGGCCAGCCCCACGAGCCGGGCTCGATCGGGGAGGATAAGAGCGACCTGGGGATCTTTGACATGACCATGAATGTCCCGGAGGCCTGCCTGGGCTGGGCGAACAACTACGCGATCGCGCCCAAGCTCCTTCCTGCGGGCCAAGACCCCTTCACAAGTGAGGTCTACTTCGCGGGAAACCTGCTCACCGACACGGGCTCCGCGATCGGAGGGGTCTGGGGGACGGTCGCGGGGGCGGGCCTGGACAACCCGATTATCTGGGCAGCGGTCTGGAAGACCCAGTTTGGGGGGAAAGACCACGACCAACCGACCAAGCCGGGGGCACCGGATTTTGAGCTCGCAAGCCTGGGGCCACGGTTCGACGCTCAAAAGAATAAAGCCATCGGCGACTATGTTTTAGATATTGCCTCAAAGTGTAACCTTGGGTTCCGCTGCGCCCGCTAG
- a CDS encoding SUMF1/EgtB/PvdO family nonheme iron enzyme, with protein MRSGAFDRLRAGLGLLVALSGALLILGDAKAGAQALRPKRHDRLPLGPYVDTAEPYSKWKTHRGRAEDALVVVRQENGPRVSAFVVRCDGFLVVPEATWSAQLAHEPLSVVVTQAENETSVGPFPIVAAMRRETRRADYRLLKVNDHHLRSVPLLSSTQLEKDTPLVVMWATLAADGKTLEVQKCRARCRELPAGADSYQAQLEYTAGAPPVGLLSGALVVDEASGAAVGMITEASKPTQFSTWRYWHDMVNEVGLAPDREAAQNRPPSTGSAMVKVPGGPVRLSGQHFSRFMTSFGTDIVCTADFYCDVNPVTNGEWFPWAANQKYPPALPQTMQNLNNRPYHYPDYPVAGVRVEDAGRYVASQNKRMLTEIEFLRAAYTKDMTWLVAQDQSTIQTYAPLELEMTPLKRIRLADQLFLESSQRAIHLALPGERVPGAPAEVGEAEPQRPGEAKFMPGQSHSIFALPEDISDFGVRHVHVNAPEFCQGLGNTMGVALKTRPSIDPFLSGLAFEEKAISGQQGARLISFIGAGEQPLMTFLAWRLAFNQIPGADTPNWTLEQVAARHQASMQELMKPNLSRTGTALVGAGRGVTVSAAGFRGAR; from the coding sequence ATGAGAAGTGGAGCTTTTGATCGTCTTCGTGCGGGCCTAGGCCTGTTGGTTGCCTTGAGTGGCGCTTTGTTGATCTTGGGGGATGCCAAGGCCGGTGCACAGGCGCTCCGGCCCAAGCGCCACGATCGTCTGCCGCTTGGGCCGTATGTGGACACGGCCGAGCCCTACAGCAAGTGGAAGACGCACCGGGGGAGGGCGGAGGACGCGCTGGTGGTGGTTCGCCAGGAAAATGGTCCTCGTGTCAGTGCTTTTGTCGTGCGCTGCGATGGGTTTCTGGTCGTGCCGGAGGCGACTTGGAGTGCCCAGCTCGCCCACGAGCCGCTCAGCGTGGTCGTCACCCAGGCCGAGAACGAGACAAGCGTCGGCCCCTTTCCCATTGTTGCCGCGATGCGCCGCGAGACCCGGCGTGCGGACTACCGGCTCCTCAAGGTCAACGACCATCATCTGCGGAGTGTCCCGCTGCTCAGTAGCACCCAGCTGGAAAAAGACACACCGCTGGTGGTGATGTGGGCGACTCTGGCTGCGGATGGGAAGACTCTGGAGGTCCAGAAGTGCCGTGCCCGCTGTCGTGAGCTACCCGCAGGGGCCGACTCCTACCAGGCGCAGCTGGAGTACACCGCGGGTGCTCCCCCGGTGGGGCTGCTCTCCGGTGCGCTGGTGGTGGACGAAGCCTCGGGGGCGGCGGTGGGGATGATCACGGAGGCGAGCAAGCCAACCCAGTTCTCCACCTGGCGCTACTGGCACGACATGGTCAACGAGGTCGGGCTGGCCCCAGATCGCGAGGCGGCGCAAAACCGTCCTCCCAGCACCGGGTCCGCGATGGTCAAGGTTCCGGGTGGCCCCGTGCGCCTCTCGGGGCAGCACTTTAGTCGTTTTATGACCTCGTTTGGCACCGACATTGTCTGCACCGCGGATTTCTACTGCGACGTGAACCCCGTTACGAATGGGGAGTGGTTTCCCTGGGCAGCCAATCAGAAATATCCGCCTGCTCTGCCCCAGACCATGCAAAACCTGAATAACCGGCCCTACCACTACCCGGATTATCCTGTTGCAGGGGTTCGTGTCGAAGATGCAGGGCGCTACGTCGCCTCACAGAACAAGCGCATGCTGACCGAGATTGAGTTTTTGCGGGCGGCTTATACAAAAGACATGACCTGGCTGGTGGCGCAGGACCAGAGCACCATTCAGACATACGCACCGCTGGAGCTGGAGATGACACCACTAAAACGGATTCGGCTCGCGGATCAGCTCTTTTTGGAGTCTAGCCAGCGCGCCATTCATCTTGCCTTGCCAGGCGAGAGAGTCCCTGGTGCGCCCGCTGAGGTGGGTGAGGCAGAACCGCAGCGTCCGGGCGAGGCTAAGTTCATGCCAGGACAGTCCCACTCGATCTTTGCGCTCCCGGAAGATATCAGTGATTTTGGTGTGCGCCATGTCCATGTGAATGCCCCCGAGTTTTGTCAGGGGTTGGGGAACACGATGGGGGTTGCCTTGAAGACACGCCCTTCGATAGACCCTTTCCTTTCTGGGCTTGCCTTTGAGGAAAAAGCGATCTCAGGTCAGCAGGGAGCGCGTTTGATCTCCTTTATTGGAGCGGGAGAGCAGCCCCTCATGACGTTTCTTGCTTGGCGGCTCGCGTTTAATCAGATCCCTGGTGCAGACACACCTAACTGGACTCTAGAGCAAGTGGCTGCTCGCCATCAAGCCAGCATGCAGGAGCTGATGAAGCCGAACCTGTCACGAACGGGGACCGCTCTTGTCGGGGCTGGCCGAGGCGTTACGGTCTCCGCCGCGGGGTTCCGTGGGGCACGCTAG
- the pyrE gene encoding orotate phosphoribosyltransferase, with protein sequence MTDHDVLEIFTESGALLKGHFVLTSGRHSDTYFEKFHVLRYPPHVETLCKVLAARCAATKPDVVLGPTTLGILLAYEVAKQLGVPAAYGEKGEGGKRMLRRPEHLVAGQRVLVVDDVLTTGGSIRECMELVESVGATLCGVGVVVDRSAGKLDFGAPLAATLSMDVVSYPEGEVPDWLAAIPITRPGSTGKK encoded by the coding sequence ATGACCGATCACGATGTCCTTGAGATCTTTACCGAGAGTGGCGCGCTGCTCAAGGGGCACTTTGTCCTGACCAGTGGCCGCCACTCCGACACGTACTTTGAGAAGTTCCATGTCCTGCGCTACCCGCCGCATGTCGAGACCCTCTGCAAGGTGCTCGCTGCGCGCTGCGCGGCCACCAAGCCCGATGTGGTCCTCGGGCCGACCACGCTGGGGATCCTGCTGGCCTACGAGGTAGCAAAACAGCTCGGGGTTCCCGCAGCCTACGGCGAGAAAGGCGAGGGTGGCAAGCGCATGCTCCGTCGCCCGGAGCACCTGGTGGCCGGCCAGCGCGTCTTGGTGGTCGATGACGTGCTCACGACCGGTGGCTCGATCCGCGAGTGCATGGAGCTGGTCGAGAGTGTTGGCGCGACTCTCTGTGGGGTCGGGGTGGTAGTAGACCGGAGCGCGGGCAAGCTCGACTTTGGTGCCCCCCTGGCCGCGACCCTCTCGATGGATGTGGTCAGCTACCCCGAGGGCGAGGTTCCGGACTGGCTCGCTGCGATTCCCATCACACGCCCCGGCTCAACCGGGAAGAAGTAG
- a CDS encoding Gfo/Idh/MocA family protein, with protein sequence MTLKIAVVGTGKVARNNYLPYLAKQPDTTLRYFSRTPERAEDCARDFGGTVFPSVEALLADQPDAVLVLTHETQRADATEALLAGRPKRLFFEKPLVAKNGQAHVSEDDFLQARSLLQRAEAIGSETAMVFNYRFFAQTQRAQAILAERDFGKLTQASLLVNYACWSHCIDLLQLFGGRAAEVAALAGTTEHQGALDLSGAFRLENGATGTVLGTSGTKFDHSLYELHFAFERGSLHFSDLDGPLEIWDHATRYKETHGLIGNHSRWDQYRLSFEKSLAAYLESIRQGAPPPIPGRAGLEELQFEAALRRSVALQRPVQVQEELGLLLPG encoded by the coding sequence ATGACGCTCAAGATCGCCGTTGTCGGCACGGGCAAGGTCGCCCGCAACAACTACCTTCCCTACCTAGCCAAGCAGCCCGATACAACGCTCCGCTACTTCTCCCGAACCCCAGAGCGCGCCGAGGACTGCGCCCGAGACTTTGGCGGCACCGTGTTTCCGTCGGTGGAGGCCCTCCTCGCCGACCAGCCCGATGCCGTGCTCGTCCTCACCCACGAGACCCAGCGCGCCGACGCAACCGAGGCGCTCCTGGCGGGCAGGCCCAAGCGCCTGTTCTTTGAGAAGCCCCTTGTCGCGAAAAACGGACAAGCGCATGTCTCGGAGGACGACTTTCTCCAGGCACGCTCGCTCCTCCAGCGCGCCGAAGCGATCGGGAGTGAGACCGCGATGGTATTTAACTACCGCTTCTTTGCGCAGACCCAGCGGGCACAAGCAATCCTGGCGGAGCGCGACTTTGGCAAGCTCACCCAGGCGAGCCTGCTGGTGAACTACGCCTGCTGGAGCCACTGTATCGACCTGCTGCAGCTCTTCGGCGGGCGCGCCGCGGAGGTCGCTGCGCTAGCAGGCACCACGGAGCATCAAGGCGCACTCGATCTCAGTGGAGCATTTCGCCTGGAGAACGGTGCGACCGGCACGGTTCTGGGCACCAGCGGCACAAAGTTCGACCACTCCCTCTACGAGCTGCACTTTGCCTTTGAGCGCGGGAGCCTGCACTTCTCGGACCTCGACGGTCCCCTAGAGATCTGGGACCATGCCACGCGCTACAAAGAGACCCACGGGCTGATCGGCAACCACTCGCGCTGGGACCAGTATCGGCTCTCGTTTGAAAAGTCTCTGGCGGCCTATCTAGAGTCGATTCGCCAAGGAGCTCCCCCGCCCATCCCCGGTCGGGCAGGCCTGGAGGAGCTCCAGTTCGAGGCCGCCCTGCGCCGCTCGGTCGCACTGCAGCGCCCCGTGCAGGTGCAAGAAGAGCTTGGCCTACTTCTTCCCGGTTGA
- a CDS encoding YceI family protein, whose amino-acid sequence MPFFQLDPTGTWTVDVAHSEIGFAVRHLGAGKTRGKFTDFTGVVTADPKNLAKSSVSFTVQAKSIDTANEARDKHLRSGDFFDVEKFPTLSFTSTKIEKAGAGYKATGKLTIHGVTKVISFPFTVSNPVKGMQKETRAGVEARFTINRKDYGLVWNALVEGTQVVGEQVEISLDLEGVKK is encoded by the coding sequence ATGCCATTTTTTCAGCTAGATCCCACGGGAACATGGACCGTGGACGTTGCCCATAGTGAGATCGGGTTTGCCGTGCGCCACCTCGGTGCAGGCAAGACCCGCGGGAAGTTCACCGACTTCACTGGAGTCGTGACCGCTGACCCCAAGAACCTTGCGAAATCGTCGGTGAGCTTCACGGTGCAGGCCAAGAGTATCGACACCGCCAACGAGGCCCGCGACAAGCACCTGCGTAGCGGCGATTTCTTCGATGTCGAGAAGTTCCCCACGCTCAGCTTTACCAGCACCAAGATCGAGAAGGCGGGCGCGGGCTACAAGGCCACGGGCAAGCTCACGATCCACGGGGTCACCAAGGTCATCAGCTTCCCGTTTACTGTCTCGAATCCCGTCAAGGGCATGCAGAAAGAGACCCGCGCGGGAGTCGAGGCACGCTTTACCATCAACCGCAAGGACTACGGTCTGGTGTGGAACGCGCTGGTCGAGGGCACGCAGGTAGTTGGGGAGCAGGTCGAGATTAGCCTCGATCTGGAAGGCGTCAAGAAGTAG
- a CDS encoding response regulator, translated as MKTILIAEDEPHVRGLIRVHLDRAGYRVEMAENGQQAWERLQRGGIDLLITDGVMPQLNGLELIEKVQTDPVLYSLPICLISLPLYNHLPHAEQITEALVRFRVAAIVPKPFNPMELLHAVNRIFETS; from the coding sequence GTGAAAACCATCCTCATTGCCGAAGACGAACCGCATGTCCGTGGTTTAATTCGCGTCCACCTAGATCGGGCAGGCTATCGAGTCGAGATGGCAGAGAATGGGCAACAAGCCTGGGAGCGGCTTCAGCGAGGCGGGATTGATCTCCTCATCACCGATGGTGTCATGCCTCAACTCAATGGCTTGGAGCTGATCGAAAAAGTTCAGACCGACCCTGTTCTGTATTCACTTCCCATTTGTTTAATCTCACTCCCTCTTTACAATCATCTTCCCCATGCTGAGCAAATCACGGAAGCCTTAGTGCGGTTTCGCGTTGCTGCAATAGTTCCCAAACCGTTCAATCCTATGGAACTGTTACACGCAGTGAATCGCATCTTTGAAACATCGTAG
- the lepA gene encoding translation elongation factor 4, producing the protein MAVPQDRIRNFCIIAHVDHGKSTLADRLLEFTGTVDKRDMQAQLLDQMDIERERGITIKMAAVRMAYTAKDGLEYELNLIDTPGHVDFTYEVSRSLNACEGALLVVDAAQGVEAQTLANANLAMNANLEIIPVINKIDLPAADPDRVAEEIESVLAIDATEAIPCSAKEGIGIEEILEAVVQKVPPPAGDPTKPLRALVFDSHYDGYLGVVAYVRIVDGTLKAGDKVHFIATGKEFPVSEVGTFAPRMRPAELLRAGGTGYFHAAIKSVTDARVGDTITVAGREGKAVEALPGYRPAKPMVFCGLYPHDSSDFPNLREALSKMQLNDAALSFEAESSAAMGFGFRCGFLGLLHMEIVQERLEREFNLALLATAPSVIYHVYKTDGTMEVIDNPANWPTTTTIERTEEPYVDATIIVPTDYVGAVMEMGRERRGIQDRMEYPAPGRVMLYYKLPLAEIIMDFFDQLKSRTKGYASFDYELSDYSPSPLVKVDVQVNADPVDALSFIVHRDKAFPRGKMLVEKLKEILPRQMFEIKLQAAIGGKIIAAERVSALRKNVIAKCYGGDISRKRKLLEKQKEGKKRMKQFGNVEIPQEAFMSVLKLGN; encoded by the coding sequence ATGGCAGTTCCTCAGGATCGCATTCGTAACTTTTGTATTATCGCCCACGTGGACCACGGAAAGTCCACGCTCGCTGACCGTCTGCTGGAGTTCACCGGCACGGTGGATAAACGCGACATGCAGGCGCAGCTCCTCGACCAGATGGATATCGAGCGGGAGCGGGGCATCACGATTAAGATGGCCGCGGTCCGCATGGCCTACACCGCCAAAGATGGGCTTGAGTACGAGCTGAACCTGATCGACACGCCCGGTCACGTGGACTTCACCTACGAGGTCTCGCGCTCGCTCAATGCCTGTGAAGGAGCGCTCTTAGTTGTGGATGCCGCGCAGGGAGTGGAGGCGCAGACCCTCGCCAACGCCAACCTCGCGATGAACGCCAACCTAGAGATCATCCCGGTCATCAACAAGATCGACCTGCCCGCCGCCGACCCGGACCGGGTTGCGGAGGAGATCGAGAGTGTCCTCGCGATCGATGCCACCGAGGCGATTCCCTGTAGCGCCAAAGAGGGGATTGGGATCGAGGAGATCCTGGAGGCCGTGGTGCAGAAGGTCCCGCCGCCCGCAGGTGATCCGACCAAGCCCCTGCGCGCACTGGTCTTCGATAGCCACTACGATGGCTACCTTGGGGTGGTGGCCTATGTTCGCATTGTGGATGGGACTCTGAAGGCCGGCGACAAGGTGCACTTTATCGCCACGGGCAAGGAGTTCCCGGTGAGCGAGGTGGGGACCTTTGCGCCGCGCATGCGCCCCGCCGAGCTGCTCCGCGCGGGGGGCACGGGCTACTTCCACGCCGCGATCAAGTCCGTCACCGATGCCCGTGTCGGCGATACCATCACGGTCGCCGGGCGCGAGGGCAAGGCGGTCGAGGCGCTTCCGGGCTACCGGCCTGCCAAGCCGATGGTCTTCTGTGGCCTCTACCCGCACGACTCCAGCGACTTCCCCAACCTGCGCGAGGCGCTCTCCAAGATGCAGCTCAACGATGCCGCGCTCAGCTTCGAGGCGGAGAGCAGCGCCGCGATGGGCTTTGGCTTCCGCTGCGGCTTCTTGGGGCTGCTGCACATGGAGATTGTCCAGGAGCGCCTAGAGCGAGAGTTCAACCTCGCGCTGCTGGCCACCGCTCCGAGCGTCATCTACCATGTCTACAAGACCGATGGCACGATGGAGGTGATCGACAATCCCGCCAACTGGCCCACCACCACGACCATCGAGCGCACCGAGGAGCCCTATGTCGATGCGACTATTATCGTCCCCACGGACTATGTCGGTGCGGTGATGGAGATGGGCCGGGAGCGCCGGGGGATCCAAGACCGCATGGAGTACCCCGCGCCGGGTCGTGTGATGCTCTACTACAAGCTCCCGCTCGCCGAGATCATCATGGACTTCTTCGACCAGCTCAAGAGCCGTACCAAGGGCTACGCCAGCTTCGACTACGAGCTCTCGGACTACAGCCCCAGCCCGCTGGTGAAAGTGGATGTCCAGGTAAACGCCGATCCGGTCGATGCGCTGAGCTTCATTGTCCACCGCGACAAGGCCTTCCCGCGTGGCAAGATGCTGGTGGAGAAGCTCAAGGAGATCCTGCCGCGCCAGATGTTTGAGATCAAGCTCCAGGCCGCGATCGGGGGCAAGATCATCGCCGCCGAGCGTGTCTCGGCGCTACGCAAAAACGTCATTGCCAAGTGCTACGGTGGTGATATCTCCCGAAAGCGCAAGCTGCTGGAGAAGCAAAAAGAGGGCAAGAAGCGCATGAAGCAGTTCGGCAATGTCGAGATTCCGCAAGAGGCGTTTATGTCCGTGCTCAAGCTGGGGAACTGA
- a CDS encoding glycoside hydrolase family 30 protein, producing MDAFLTTPDKKNLLTKLPSLRWDGGVTGLPELVVESERRLQPFLGVGAALTDSSAWLLMQAMDAKIRQATLKALFDSKTGNGFAVLRVCVGASDFNHDGSYTYCDTPDPTLAAFTIEREKRFLVPLLKEIKKIQPKLTLIASPWTAPAWMKTGKSLNGGWLEWAHYGTYAQYLVKYLKAMAAEGIAFDYLTPQNEPRHESTSYPSLRMEPADQARFIGEHLGPALKQASLPTKILCWDHNWDGIDFPLAVLADDKARAFTTGVAFHGYGGEVSAQAKIQAAYPEKEIHFTESSGGDWAKDFGGNIRWDLTNLLLGSVRYGARSVLKWNLVLDEHHGPQNGGCKDCRGIVTLDRKTGQITKNEEFYAFGHLGRFVPPGSHHLASTPLPELPAAAFIRPDGQHVLACCAEKETRFTLRHQSRATTVKVPAGAALTLIWK from the coding sequence ATGGATGCTTTTCTGACGACGCCGGATAAGAAGAACTTGCTGACCAAGCTGCCGTCGCTGCGCTGGGACGGTGGCGTTACGGGGCTCCCCGAGCTTGTGGTGGAGAGCGAGCGCAGGCTCCAGCCGTTTCTGGGAGTCGGGGCCGCGCTCACGGACTCGTCGGCGTGGCTGCTGATGCAGGCGATGGATGCCAAGATACGGCAAGCCACTCTCAAGGCGCTCTTCGACAGTAAGACCGGCAATGGCTTTGCGGTGCTGCGCGTCTGCGTGGGGGCGTCGGACTTCAACCACGACGGCAGCTATACCTACTGCGACACGCCCGACCCGACCTTGGCGGCGTTCACGATCGAGCGGGAGAAGCGCTTTCTGGTTCCCTTGCTCAAAGAGATCAAGAAAATCCAGCCCAAGCTCACCCTGATCGCCTCGCCCTGGACCGCCCCGGCGTGGATGAAGACCGGCAAGAGCCTCAACGGCGGCTGGCTGGAGTGGGCGCACTACGGCACCTACGCACAGTACCTGGTCAAGTACCTCAAGGCCATGGCTGCTGAGGGGATCGCCTTCGACTACCTCACGCCCCAGAACGAGCCGCGCCACGAGAGCACCAGCTACCCGTCGCTACGCATGGAACCCGCCGACCAGGCCCGCTTTATCGGGGAGCACCTCGGGCCAGCGCTGAAGCAAGCCAGCCTCCCCACGAAGATTCTCTGCTGGGACCATAACTGGGATGGGATCGACTTTCCCTTGGCCGTCCTCGCCGACGACAAAGCACGTGCCTTCACCACGGGAGTCGCGTTCCACGGCTACGGCGGCGAGGTCAGCGCGCAGGCTAAAATCCAGGCTGCCTACCCCGAGAAAGAGATTCACTTCACCGAGAGCTCCGGCGGCGACTGGGCCAAGGACTTCGGGGGCAATATCCGCTGGGACCTGACCAACCTGCTCCTCGGCTCGGTGCGCTACGGGGCGCGCTCGGTGCTGAAATGGAACCTAGTGCTCGATGAACACCACGGCCCGCAAAACGGCGGCTGCAAAGACTGCCGGGGGATCGTCACCCTGGACCGCAAGACCGGCCAGATCACGAAAAATGAGGAGTTCTATGCCTTCGGGCACCTCGGACGCTTCGTCCCGCCGGGCTCGCACCATCTCGCCTCCACGCCCCTCCCCGAGCTCCCCGCCGCCGCCTTCATCCGCCCCGACGGCCAGCATGTCCTCGCCTGCTGCGCCGAGAAAGAGACCCGCTTCACCCTACGCCACCAGAGCCGCGCCACCACGGTGAAGGTTCCTGCGGGCGCAGCACTCACACTTATTTGGAAGTAG
- a CDS encoding Uma2 family endonuclease translates to MAVALQLPSTDTPDLRQTYTAEELFAFPSDWHYELIRGKLRSLNMPAGALHGNLTAIFSARVQVFVEDNQLGRCFAAETGFLIAQNPDTVLAPDFAFVSHARLPDELPGGYVRAVPNLVLETRSPNDRAREVSVKVREWLEAGVEVVLELNPAKQVLTVYRPNTDPEILTRESIFDGGEMLPGFTFPIARLFKNMTDA, encoded by the coding sequence ATGGCAGTCGCGCTTCAACTACCGAGTACCGATACCCCTGACCTCCGGCAGACCTATACCGCAGAGGAGCTTTTTGCGTTTCCCAGCGACTGGCACTACGAGCTGATCCGGGGGAAGCTCAGGAGCTTGAACATGCCCGCTGGTGCCCTACACGGCAATCTCACTGCAATCTTCTCCGCACGCGTCCAGGTCTTTGTCGAGGACAATCAGCTTGGGAGGTGCTTCGCTGCCGAGACGGGGTTTCTGATCGCGCAGAACCCGGATACCGTGCTCGCCCCGGATTTTGCTTTTGTCTCCCACGCCCGGCTCCCCGACGAGCTTCCTGGTGGCTATGTCCGCGCCGTTCCTAATCTGGTGCTGGAGACCCGCTCGCCCAACGACCGGGCGCGGGAGGTTTCCGTCAAGGTGCGCGAGTGGCTAGAGGCAGGCGTGGAGGTCGTGCTGGAGCTGAATCCTGCCAAGCAAGTCCTCACCGTCTATCGCCCCAACACCGACCCCGAAATTCTCACCCGCGAGAGCATTTTTGACGGCGGCGAAATGCTACCCGGCTTCACGTTTCCTATCGCTCGGCTTTTTAAGAATATGACTGATGCCTGA